The following coding sequences lie in one Rothia sp. SD9660Na genomic window:
- a CDS encoding ABC transporter permease: MIFQDVWAWFTTPGAWAGTGGILQRLGEHLAYSGLVLLVAAAIALPLGAWVGHTGKGQNLVVALTGALRALPTLGLLTLFALWLGLGLTAPALALVILAIAPLLAGTYAGIAAVDPVIKDAARAQGMTGWQVLTRVEIPVALPLIFGGIRNAVLQIIATVTVVAYINLGGLGRYLIDGLAVRDYTRMVAAVLLIAALALLVDALLALVQRALTYPGLR; this comes from the coding sequence ATGATTTTTCAGGACGTCTGGGCCTGGTTCACCACCCCCGGTGCCTGGGCGGGCACCGGCGGTATCTTGCAGCGTCTCGGTGAGCACCTGGCCTACTCCGGCCTGGTGCTGCTGGTCGCGGCGGCTATCGCCCTGCCGCTCGGGGCCTGGGTGGGGCACACCGGCAAGGGGCAGAACCTGGTCGTAGCTCTTACCGGTGCTCTGCGAGCCCTGCCCACACTGGGTCTGCTCACCCTCTTTGCTCTCTGGCTGGGTCTGGGTCTAACCGCCCCGGCGCTTGCCCTCGTCATACTGGCTATCGCCCCGCTCCTGGCGGGTACCTACGCCGGTATTGCGGCTGTGGACCCCGTTATTAAGGACGCCGCCCGCGCCCAGGGCATGACCGGCTGGCAGGTGCTCACCCGGGTAGAAATTCCCGTGGCCCTGCCCCTCATTTTCGGTGGCATCCGTAACGCGGTGTTGCAAATTATCGCAACCGTCACCGTGGTTGCCTACATCAACCTTGGCGGGCTAGGGCGCTACCTCATCGACGGGCTGGCAGTGCGTGACTACACCCGCATGGTCGCAGCCGTCCTTCTGATTGCCGCCCTGGCCCTTCTCGTCGATGCCCTCCTCGCCCTCGTACAGCGTGCTCTCACCTACCCTGGACTAAGGTAA
- a CDS encoding ABC transporter substrate-binding protein, whose protein sequence is MTSPRLTRRSLFTGAGLAAGALGLSACGLDGSTAFGSGGTTGTITVGSADFTESQIIAEIYAAALRARGLDATTSPAIGAREAYLGALREGTVSVVPDYSGNLLLYFDAETTAVTAQDIVQALPTALPDELGVLAASQAENKDSLVVTAATAEEHALTSLDDLTTLSGQFSLGAPPEFAERAYGLPGLERLYSFTPASFEPINDGGGPLTVAALADGTVDIVDLFSTDPAITANNFVVLDDPKNMILAQQVLPVINTRQVSVAAARALDEVSALLTTEALIELNTRVSGAEKAAPATAAGDWVSENFA, encoded by the coding sequence ATGACTTCACCTCGCCTCACCCGCCGCTCCCTCTTCACCGGGGCAGGACTCGCCGCCGGGGCTCTAGGCCTTTCCGCTTGCGGCCTTGACGGCTCCACAGCCTTTGGTAGTGGGGGCACCACCGGCACCATTACCGTAGGCTCAGCCGACTTCACCGAATCGCAAATTATCGCCGAAATCTACGCCGCAGCCCTGCGCGCCCGCGGTCTAGACGCTACTACCAGCCCTGCCATCGGCGCCCGCGAAGCCTACCTCGGGGCCCTGCGCGAAGGCACCGTCTCGGTGGTACCCGACTACTCCGGCAACCTCCTGCTCTACTTCGACGCAGAGACCACAGCCGTCACCGCCCAAGACATCGTGCAGGCCCTCCCCACCGCCCTGCCCGACGAGCTGGGTGTTCTGGCAGCCTCGCAGGCAGAAAACAAGGACTCCCTGGTCGTCACCGCCGCTACCGCCGAAGAACACGCTCTGACCAGCCTGGACGACCTCACCACCCTCAGCGGCCAGTTCAGCCTCGGGGCACCCCCGGAATTCGCGGAACGAGCCTACGGCCTACCCGGCCTAGAGCGCCTCTACAGCTTCACCCCGGCGTCCTTCGAACCCATCAACGACGGTGGCGGGCCCCTGACCGTCGCCGCCCTGGCCGACGGCACCGTCGACATCGTGGACCTCTTCTCCACCGACCCCGCCATCACCGCCAACAACTTCGTGGTGCTTGATGACCCCAAAAACATGATTCTGGCCCAGCAGGTTCTTCCCGTCATCAACACCCGACAGGTCTCGGTAGCCGCCGCCCGCGCACTCGATGAGGTCTCAGCCCTACTCACCACCGAGGCTCTGATTGAGCTGAACACGCGTGTCTCCGGCGCAGAAAAAGCAGCCCCCGCCACCGCGGCAGGGGACTGGGTGAGCGAGAACTTCGCGTAA
- a CDS encoding glyceraldehyde-3-phosphate dehydrogenase — protein MTISADNAHEQWLASEAEAEAMIPLIGKLNRENNVVVSIHGHSLINKSVIQILKAHRFARQIDDVELNPADSLKILEIVNTLDLGACSLGLASLQRKFEASGAGDLEAWLKEELAPVVGKKGQIEAASQDVVLYGFGRIGRLLARILLERSTGSGPRLRAVVVRKNTDNDLYKRASLLRRDSVHGAFKGTIRVDEENSTIIANGTPIKFIYASDPAEVDYTAHGIDNAIVVDNTGRWRDKDGLSRHLQAKGAARVLLTAPGKGVKNIVCGVNDDIIEDSDTVLSAASCTTNAITPVLAIMDEVFGVKRGHVETVHSFTNDQNLIDNFHKGDRRGRSAALNMVITETGAAKAVSKALPQLEGKLTGNAIRVPTPDVSMAILSLQLNKPVGSKEELNNLLRERSLRSNLRRQIDYTDSHEVVSTDFVGSRAAGVVDGLATITSGDDNAILYVWYDNEFGYSCQVIRVLETMIGGKLQSFPAAI, from the coding sequence ATGACTATTTCTGCCGACAACGCTCACGAGCAGTGGCTTGCCTCTGAGGCTGAAGCCGAGGCGATGATTCCCCTGATTGGCAAGCTGAATCGAGAGAACAACGTGGTTGTCTCTATTCACGGCCACAGCCTGATCAACAAGTCTGTTATTCAGATTTTGAAGGCCCACCGTTTTGCCCGTCAGATTGATGATGTTGAGCTGAACCCGGCTGATTCCCTGAAGATTCTTGAAATTGTGAACACCCTCGACCTGGGTGCCTGCTCGCTGGGTCTGGCCAGCCTGCAGCGCAAGTTTGAGGCTTCTGGTGCCGGTGATCTTGAGGCCTGGCTGAAGGAAGAACTGGCTCCCGTCGTCGGAAAGAAGGGCCAGATTGAAGCTGCCTCGCAGGACGTTGTGCTCTACGGTTTTGGCCGTATCGGCCGCCTGCTGGCCCGCATTCTGCTGGAGCGCTCCACCGGCTCTGGCCCCAGGCTCCGCGCGGTCGTGGTTCGTAAGAACACCGACAACGACCTCTACAAGCGTGCCTCCCTGCTGCGCCGCGACTCCGTCCACGGTGCCTTCAAGGGCACCATCCGCGTGGACGAAGAGAACTCCACCATCATCGCCAACGGCACCCCCATCAAGTTCATTTACGCCTCTGACCCGGCCGAGGTCGACTACACCGCCCACGGCATTGACAACGCTATCGTGGTCGATAACACCGGCCGCTGGCGCGACAAGGACGGCCTCTCCCGCCACCTGCAGGCCAAGGGGGCTGCGCGCGTCCTGCTCACCGCTCCCGGCAAGGGCGTGAAGAACATCGTCTGCGGCGTTAACGACGACATCATCGAAGATAGCGACACCGTGCTGTCAGCAGCCTCCTGCACCACCAACGCCATCACCCCCGTGCTGGCTATTATGGACGAGGTCTTCGGCGTCAAGCGCGGCCACGTTGAGACCGTGCACTCCTTCACCAACGACCAGAACCTGATTGACAACTTCCACAAGGGTGACCGCCGCGGCCGCTCCGCTGCCCTGAACATGGTGATTACCGAAACCGGCGCAGCCAAGGCTGTGTCCAAGGCCCTGCCCCAGCTCGAGGGCAAGCTGACCGGCAACGCTATCCGCGTGCCCACCCCCGACGTCTCCATGGCTATCCTGAGCCTGCAGCTCAACAAGCCCGTCGGCTCTAAGGAAGAACTCAACAACCTGCTGCGCGAGCGCTCCCTGCGCTCCAACCTGCGCCGCCAGATTGACTACACCGACTCACATGAGGTTGTCTCAACCGACTTCGTGGGTTCCCGCGCCGCCGGTGTAGTGGACGGCCTGGCCACCATCACCTCCGGTGACGATAACGCCATTCTCTACGTCTGGTACGACAACGAGTTCGGCTACTCCTGCCAGGTCATTCGCGTGCTTGAGACCATGATTGGCGGTAAGCTGCAGAGCTTCCCCGCAGCGATCTAA
- a CDS encoding carbohydrate kinase, which translates to MLTVIGEALVDVVQRPGAESHAHPGGSPMNVAVGVSRLGHEAQFVGRYGKDAYGELIDAHLRASGVLLPVGADAKKTSVAQAIIGETGAAEYEFDIDWSLDAAKSALEEVGKTATAVHVGSIGAMLEPGATAVLETIKQAAPHALISYDPNCRPSIVPDAAEARTWAESIVRHSDVVKASDEDLLWLYPNRTLEESARAWLDLGASLVVVTRGEMGPWAITRKTSPDGIALPAYRVEVADTVGAGDSLMAALIAALLDRDIKGKGARAAIELLSKDDLKEVLAFAAVAAGITVSREGANPPSRDELNAVLYPQG; encoded by the coding sequence ATGCTTACTGTCATTGGCGAAGCCCTCGTAGATGTTGTCCAGCGCCCTGGCGCCGAATCCCACGCCCACCCCGGCGGTTCCCCCATGAACGTTGCCGTCGGCGTCTCCCGCCTGGGCCACGAGGCCCAGTTCGTTGGCCGCTATGGCAAGGATGCCTACGGTGAACTTATCGATGCGCACCTGCGGGCCTCGGGCGTCCTGCTCCCTGTCGGTGCTGACGCCAAAAAGACCTCCGTTGCCCAGGCAATTATTGGCGAAACCGGCGCTGCTGAGTACGAGTTCGATATCGACTGGTCACTCGACGCAGCTAAGTCTGCTCTCGAAGAAGTTGGTAAGACCGCCACAGCCGTACACGTGGGCTCTATCGGTGCCATGCTGGAACCCGGGGCCACCGCCGTCCTGGAAACCATCAAGCAGGCAGCCCCTCACGCCCTGATTTCTTACGACCCCAACTGCCGCCCCTCCATCGTGCCCGACGCCGCAGAAGCCCGCACCTGGGCTGAGAGCATCGTGCGCCACTCAGACGTGGTGAAGGCTTCTGATGAGGACCTTCTGTGGCTCTACCCCAACCGAACCCTGGAAGAATCAGCTCGGGCCTGGCTTGATTTGGGCGCCTCCCTGGTGGTTGTGACCCGCGGCGAGATGGGCCCCTGGGCTATCACCCGCAAGACCTCGCCCGACGGCATCGCCCTGCCCGCCTACCGGGTAGAGGTCGCCGATACCGTAGGTGCAGGTGACTCCCTCATGGCAGCCCTCATTGCGGCCCTACTCGATCGCGATATCAAGGGCAAGGGCGCCCGCGCCGCCATTGAGCTGCTGAGTAAGGACGACCTCAAGGAGGTTCTGGCCTTCGCAGCGGTTGCTGCCGGCATCACCGTCTCCCGCGAGGGTGCTAACCCACCCAGTCGCGACGAACTGAACGCTGTGCTCTACCCGCAGGGCTAG
- a CDS encoding YbhB/YbcL family Raf kinase inhibitor-like protein: MLNREPYADLPNLPTFTLTSADITEGKTLPRAQVSGIMGAGGEDVSPQLSWSGFPAETKSFVVTCFDPDAPTPSGFWHWAASNIPASVTELATGAAENLPEGALGHLNDGGTRGFIGAAPPAGHGPHRYIFCVTAVDVEKLDIDENASPAVVNFNLFFHGIARAFLTATYEEEN; the protein is encoded by the coding sequence ATGCTCAACCGCGAACCCTACGCAGACCTGCCCAACCTACCCACTTTCACGCTGACGTCCGCCGATATCACCGAAGGTAAGACCCTACCCCGCGCCCAGGTCTCCGGCATCATGGGTGCAGGCGGTGAGGACGTCTCGCCCCAGCTCTCCTGGAGCGGCTTCCCCGCAGAAACCAAGTCCTTTGTGGTGACCTGCTTTGACCCGGACGCCCCCACCCCCTCAGGCTTCTGGCACTGGGCGGCATCTAACATTCCCGCCTCGGTTACCGAACTGGCCACCGGCGCCGCCGAGAACCTACCCGAAGGAGCCCTGGGGCACCTCAACGACGGCGGCACCCGCGGTTTCATCGGCGCAGCCCCGCCCGCTGGCCACGGCCCCCACCGCTACATCTTCTGCGTTACCGCCGTTGACGTGGAAAAACTCGACATTGACGAAAACGCCAGCCCCGCCGTGGTCAACTTCAACCTCTTCTTCCACGGTATCGCCCGCGCCTTCCTGACAGCTACCTATGAAGAAGAGAACTAG
- a CDS encoding HAD-IIB family hydrolase: MIKLIASDLDGTLIGSDFRFRPRTLRALHAAADAGVRIVFVTGRPLRWMAPVLEQLGEEWNGENSFAFCSNGAVTFDIARSQVAATRTMSGSEVRALHADIEEVFPGALYIAETLEHVYVQGTYDPHAQEDTSKVVEGRLEEILAPDAEVVKYLLFRDGAVPADLLARVQEIVGERASATRSAPYQPLVEIAQRGLNKGRVLADFAVSLGIGPDEVAAFGDMPNDYEMLDWAGHGYVMASGLPELKDRVGRICPGFEEDGVAQIIERMLAEREGRQA, translated from the coding sequence ATGATTAAACTGATTGCCAGCGACCTGGACGGCACCCTCATAGGGAGTGATTTCAGGTTCCGCCCCCGCACTCTGCGGGCCCTGCACGCGGCGGCGGACGCTGGCGTCCGTATCGTCTTTGTGACCGGCCGCCCCCTGCGCTGGATGGCTCCCGTGCTGGAGCAGCTGGGCGAGGAGTGGAACGGCGAGAACTCTTTTGCTTTCTGCTCCAACGGTGCGGTCACGTTCGATATTGCCCGCTCGCAGGTCGCTGCCACCCGCACGATGAGCGGCAGCGAGGTGCGCGCGTTGCACGCCGATATAGAAGAAGTCTTCCCCGGCGCTCTTTATATCGCTGAGACCCTGGAGCATGTCTACGTGCAGGGAACCTATGACCCGCATGCCCAGGAAGACACCAGCAAGGTGGTTGAGGGGCGGTTGGAAGAGATTCTCGCGCCCGACGCTGAGGTTGTTAAGTACCTGCTGTTCCGGGATGGCGCGGTACCTGCCGACCTGCTGGCCCGCGTGCAAGAGATTGTGGGGGAGCGGGCCTCTGCAACCCGCTCTGCCCCCTACCAGCCCCTGGTGGAAATTGCCCAGCGGGGGCTGAATAAGGGCCGGGTGCTGGCTGACTTCGCGGTGTCGCTGGGCATTGGCCCTGATGAGGTGGCTGCTTTTGGCGACATGCCCAACGACTACGAAATGCTGGACTGGGCAGGCCACGGCTACGTCATGGCCTCGGGCCTGCCGGAACTCAAAGACCGGGTGGGGCGTATCTGCCCGGGGTTTGAAGAGGACGGCGTTGCCCAGATTATCGAGCGCATGCTGGCTGAACGTGAGGGGCGCCAGGCCTAA
- a CDS encoding glycerophosphodiester phosphodiesterase family protein, with protein MPSHAFSSSSPDRTQIYAHRGFAIGQAENTEGAFRSALDAGAHWLETDVNTTADGQVLVFHDPTLNRLVGRPGRVAEMTWEQLRDLNLVDGGQIPRLRDMLEAFPEARFNIDLKDAGSAAEVARVLVGAGAVERVRLASFSERRLRQAHRAAQNLGVQIPLSASQPAFTFSMPYRAYTLACGVS; from the coding sequence ATGCCTTCACACGCATTTTCATCGTCTTCACCTGACCGCACCCAGATTTATGCCCACAGGGGGTTCGCCATAGGGCAGGCTGAAAACACCGAAGGAGCTTTCCGTAGCGCCCTCGATGCCGGGGCTCACTGGCTCGAAACCGACGTGAACACCACTGCGGACGGCCAGGTTCTGGTCTTTCACGACCCCACCCTCAATCGCTTAGTGGGCCGCCCCGGTCGGGTGGCTGAGATGACCTGGGAGCAGCTGCGTGACCTGAACCTGGTGGACGGTGGCCAGATTCCCCGCCTGCGCGATATGCTCGAGGCTTTCCCCGAGGCCCGCTTCAATATTGACCTTAAGGACGCCGGTTCGGCGGCTGAAGTTGCGCGGGTGCTGGTAGGTGCCGGTGCGGTAGAGCGGGTGCGACTGGCGTCCTTTTCGGAGCGCCGCCTGCGGCAGGCGCACCGGGCGGCCCAGAATCTAGGAGTGCAGATTCCCCTGAGCGCCTCGCAGCCGGCCTTCACTTTTTCTATGCCCTATCGCGCATACACCCTAGCCTGTGGAGTTTCTTGA
- a CDS encoding glycerophosphodiester phosphodiesterase family protein yields MLPFDAVQVPAYHRVAGRHLRIVDCKLVAAACRAGVEVHVWTIGDERTMRELIALGVNGIVTNRTDLLAGVLAS; encoded by the coding sequence ATGCTTCCCTTCGACGCGGTTCAGGTGCCGGCCTATCATCGGGTAGCGGGCCGCCACCTGCGCATTGTTGACTGCAAGCTGGTGGCTGCCGCCTGCCGGGCCGGGGTAGAGGTGCACGTGTGGACGATCGGCGATGAACGCACCATGCGGGAACTTATCGCCCTGGGGGTCAACGGAATCGTCACTAACCGCACTGATCTGCTCGCGGGCGTCCTCGCCTCCTAG
- a CDS encoding solute carrier family 23 protein, giving the protein MSNGSQPHKGSQLGLAWSLHGDGKNITPGGVVRPLERLTWGRTIGIGAQHVVAMFGATFLVPLLTGFPPATTLFFSGIGTMLFLLITAGRVPSYLGSSFAFIAPLAAATNQYGPGGALGGIVMAGVSLFIVGLIVQVVGTGWLTKLMPPVVTGSIVALIGFNLAPSAKNNFMEAPVTALVTLSSIILISVLFKGMIGRLSILLGVIIGYITAVLRGEVDFTTIEKTWVEQGLIGLPHFQHPEFHWNLAGLFIPVILVLVAENIGHVKSVALMTGDNLDKYSGRALMADGLATTLAGTGGGSGTTTYAENIGVMAATKVYSTAAYWIAAIFAVLLSIFPVFGAAVASVPAGVLGGAATVLYGMIGMLGVRIWVENRVDFSNQVNLTAASVALIVGIADYTWDIGDLQFAGIALGTAATLVVYHLMAALNKASRAHPEPLTPTEAKGDVH; this is encoded by the coding sequence ATGTCTAACGGTTCCCAGCCCCACAAGGGCTCACAGCTTGGCCTCGCCTGGTCGCTGCACGGCGACGGCAAGAACATCACCCCGGGCGGGGTCGTCCGCCCCCTCGAACGCCTCACCTGGGGCCGCACCATCGGTATCGGCGCCCAGCACGTGGTCGCTATGTTCGGTGCGACCTTCCTGGTGCCCCTGCTGACCGGCTTCCCGCCGGCCACCACCCTCTTCTTCTCAGGCATCGGCACCATGCTCTTCCTGCTCATCACCGCAGGACGCGTACCCTCCTACCTGGGTTCATCCTTCGCCTTTATCGCGCCCCTGGCAGCTGCCACTAACCAGTACGGTCCCGGCGGCGCCCTAGGCGGTATCGTCATGGCAGGTGTCTCCCTATTCATTGTTGGCCTGATTGTTCAGGTCGTCGGAACCGGCTGGCTGACCAAGCTCATGCCCCCGGTCGTCACCGGCTCCATCGTGGCCCTGATCGGCTTCAACCTGGCGCCGTCCGCCAAGAACAATTTCATGGAAGCGCCCGTGACCGCCCTGGTGACCCTGAGCTCCATCATCCTCATTTCGGTACTCTTCAAGGGCATGATTGGCCGCCTGTCAATTCTGCTGGGCGTCATCATTGGCTACATCACCGCCGTGCTGCGTGGCGAGGTTGACTTCACCACCATCGAAAAGACCTGGGTCGAGCAGGGCCTCATTGGCCTGCCGCATTTCCAGCACCCCGAGTTCCACTGGAACCTGGCCGGCCTCTTCATTCCCGTCATTCTGGTGCTGGTTGCCGAGAACATCGGTCACGTAAAGTCCGTTGCCCTGATGACCGGGGATAACCTCGACAAGTACTCCGGCCGCGCCCTCATGGCGGACGGCCTCGCCACCACCCTAGCCGGTACCGGCGGCGGTTCGGGTACCACCACCTACGCCGAAAACATCGGTGTTATGGCAGCTACCAAGGTCTACTCCACCGCTGCCTATTGGATTGCTGCGATTTTCGCCGTCCTGCTCTCGATTTTCCCGGTTTTCGGTGCGGCCGTGGCGTCTGTGCCTGCCGGTGTGCTGGGCGGCGCTGCCACCGTGCTCTACGGCATGATTGGCATGCTGGGTGTGCGTATCTGGGTTGAGAACCGCGTGGACTTCTCGAACCAGGTCAACCTGACCGCTGCGTCCGTGGCCCTGATTGTGGGTATCGCCGACTACACCTGGGATATTGGCGACCTACAGTTCGCCGGTATTGCCCTGGGTACTGCCGCGACCCTGGTGGTCTACCACCTGATGGCGGCACTCAATAAGGCGTCGAGGGCCCACCCGGAGCCGCTGACCCCGACCGAGGCTAAGGGAGACGTGCACTAG
- a CDS encoding nucleotidyl transferase AbiEii/AbiGii toxin family protein, which yields MNHEPRSYRQGRASANGGRGHFATISKAERVEHYHRSIVLARIFANTDKRWVLKGGTALVWRDPDARATRDLDIFNQSAEDIQKAVEEFKEALKEISTAPFDISFECESDPGRITVAGNRQSTSIRVHLLNEFGRRVPNPISIDVVVGCQVTGELEERRAQPLEDALQTELPLILLYPIVDHLADKVAATIQTYEQLGKENPSTRVKDLVDIVHIALTETIDGAQLHTALESERLERGLTRYTEGLLCPDSWKTLYTNRKVKKGKAPESYDEALSIAKALIDPAIRGEVNGKIWRAGAWH from the coding sequence ATGAATCATGAGCCGAGAAGTTATCGCCAGGGTAGAGCTTCTGCTAATGGTGGCAGAGGGCATTTTGCAACGATTTCTAAAGCCGAACGGGTAGAACACTATCATCGCAGTATTGTGCTCGCCCGCATCTTCGCAAATACAGATAAGAGATGGGTATTGAAGGGTGGCACGGCCCTCGTCTGGAGAGACCCTGACGCAAGAGCTACTCGTGATCTGGATATTTTTAATCAGAGTGCGGAAGATATCCAGAAAGCAGTTGAAGAGTTCAAAGAGGCCCTCAAAGAGATATCAACTGCGCCGTTTGATATCAGTTTCGAATGTGAAAGCGACCCTGGCCGTATAACGGTTGCAGGTAACCGGCAGAGCACAAGCATTCGGGTTCACCTTCTGAATGAGTTTGGTCGAAGAGTCCCCAACCCCATTTCAATTGATGTAGTGGTAGGTTGCCAGGTGACCGGTGAGCTAGAAGAAAGACGCGCACAACCGCTTGAAGATGCTTTACAAACAGAGCTTCCACTGATTTTGCTCTACCCGATAGTAGATCATTTAGCTGACAAGGTAGCTGCCACGATACAAACCTATGAGCAGTTGGGCAAAGAGAATCCAAGCACTAGAGTCAAAGATTTGGTTGATATCGTCCATATAGCGTTAACGGAAACGATTGACGGCGCCCAACTTCACACGGCTTTAGAATCCGAGCGTCTCGAACGCGGACTCACGCGGTATACCGAAGGGCTACTCTGCCCCGATTCCTGGAAGACTTTATATACGAACCGAAAAGTAAAGAAGGGGAAAGCACCCGAGTCTTATGACGAGGCACTAAGCATAGCTAAAGCCCTCATTGATCCTGCTATCCGAGGTGAAGTTAATGGAAAAATATGGCGAGCCGGAGCCTGGCATTAA
- a CDS encoding type IV toxin-antitoxin system AbiEi family antitoxin domain-containing protein, whose amino-acid sequence MAFEEVREIAAEQYGLFTTAQAENLGLARLKVHRLAQAGRIRQVRRGVYSTEPFQSDNLEDLRAAWLSLDPAKTVAERLADNVCAVAATSSAAHVFGVGNLMTYKHEFFSPHRKQSRADDLHIRVRTIPADDLATVQGIRITTVTRTVLDLLADGEELEHISALLLGAVQKNLDIDWQRLHKESARFEKVYGINGSDIFSALFSAASNEVEQASFAQDIARQNFPGISEQVAKIWSQQLELMLHNITENYPTPRPRFPEK is encoded by the coding sequence ATGGCTTTTGAGGAAGTAAGAGAAATTGCAGCTGAGCAGTACGGCCTGTTCACTACTGCACAGGCCGAAAATCTGGGCCTGGCACGTTTGAAGGTCCATCGTCTAGCACAGGCAGGCAGAATCCGTCAGGTACGCAGAGGGGTTTATTCCACGGAGCCATTTCAGAGCGACAACCTCGAAGATCTACGGGCGGCTTGGCTTTCACTTGATCCGGCCAAAACAGTAGCAGAGCGACTGGCTGACAATGTATGCGCCGTGGCAGCAACCTCATCAGCCGCGCATGTGTTTGGAGTCGGCAACCTCATGACCTACAAACATGAGTTCTTCTCCCCGCACCGGAAACAATCAAGGGCGGATGACCTCCATATCCGGGTACGGACGATTCCTGCCGATGATCTTGCAACAGTACAGGGGATACGAATAACTACAGTTACTCGCACCGTGCTTGATTTACTAGCCGATGGCGAAGAACTAGAACACATCAGCGCTCTGCTGCTGGGAGCGGTTCAAAAGAACCTTGATATTGATTGGCAGAGACTACACAAGGAATCTGCCCGCTTCGAAAAGGTCTATGGAATCAACGGGTCAGATATTTTTTCAGCCCTATTTTCAGCAGCGTCAAATGAAGTGGAGCAAGCAAGTTTTGCCCAGGATATAGCTAGACAGAATTTCCCGGGCATCAGCGAACAGGTAGCAAAGATATGGAGCCAGCAGCTTGAACTAATGCTTCACAACATCACAGAAAACTACCCCACTCCAAGACCTCGCTTTCCGGAAAAGTAG